One Brachyspira suanatina DNA segment encodes these proteins:
- a CDS encoding ribonuclease R family protein: MKVIKLLKRINKEKELEISEYKNKYVETKKDKLRFDKMLQKSVSMGLVMKKSNTLKLTNEGKAYLERELRQITDKERDILKERKSKSKNKKTDTSNKKTSIPKPEIKIDVNNAKKDAEIIAKAYNVPTEFPKKCIEEAKLLPDSMENVELEFDRIDLREIRTVTIDGADSKDFDDAISIEKLNDGYKLGIHIADVSHFVVMGSALDREARKRGNSVYLIDTVYPMFPHELSNGICSLNEGVSRFTMTVFVTIDNRGNVKESTFHKSVIKSSRRLTYDYAQDVLDGIEQDEDWLVELLKNADDVKRILLQKRIDNGSIEFNLNETQIILDKGGNPKDFFIGERKETHKIIEELMLIANCEVAKKLKKIKGAIYRVHDTPDQEKLDTFTRIAFNRGYRITRDADGNLDFHSFIESIMGKPDEKLLLTLLLRSMKQAIYDVNNIGHFGLGFEYYTHFTSPIRRYTDLLTHRLLKQALEGVNNLKPTMQQFYTNSAQWCSKTERIAVECERSLDKVKAARFMKDKVGNEYNGIVSGVTNFGIFVEIEDRGIEGLIRYATLKSHYRYDEHEQAAYSEEDAKWYTLGDRIRIVVYKVDVKELFIDFIPASEFDNSFDDRDIIDSRDFLKKKKNKKEIYSRKSHKSSKSNKDRKRSSKDRINRKERKKSKKRR, from the coding sequence ATGAAAGTTATAAAATTGCTGAAAAGAATAAATAAAGAAAAAGAATTGGAGATATCAGAATACAAAAACAAATATGTAGAAACTAAAAAAGATAAACTTCGCTTCGATAAAATGCTTCAAAAGTCTGTTTCTATGGGACTTGTTATGAAGAAATCTAATACATTAAAACTTACTAATGAAGGTAAAGCATATTTAGAAAGAGAATTAAGACAGATAACAGATAAAGAAAGAGATATATTAAAAGAGAGAAAATCAAAATCAAAAAATAAAAAAACTGATACAAGCAATAAAAAAACAAGCATACCAAAACCTGAAATAAAAATAGATGTAAATAATGCAAAGAAAGACGCTGAGATAATAGCAAAAGCATACAATGTTCCAACAGAATTCCCCAAAAAATGTATTGAAGAAGCTAAGCTATTACCAGACAGCATGGAAAATGTAGAATTAGAATTTGACAGAATAGATTTAAGAGAAATAAGAACTGTAACAATAGACGGAGCAGATTCAAAAGATTTTGACGATGCTATTAGTATAGAAAAATTAAATGACGGTTATAAATTAGGTATTCATATTGCTGATGTAAGTCATTTTGTAGTAATGGGAAGTGCTTTAGACAGAGAGGCAAGAAAGAGAGGAAACAGCGTTTATTTAATTGATACAGTTTATCCAATGTTTCCGCATGAGCTTTCAAATGGAATATGTTCTTTGAATGAAGGCGTAAGCAGATTCACAATGACAGTATTTGTAACAATAGATAATAGAGGAAATGTAAAAGAAAGTACTTTTCATAAAAGCGTTATAAAATCAAGCAGAAGATTAACCTATGATTATGCTCAAGATGTTTTGGACGGTATAGAACAAGATGAAGATTGGCTTGTAGAATTATTAAAAAATGCTGATGATGTAAAAAGAATACTACTTCAAAAAAGAATAGACAATGGAAGTATAGAATTCAATCTTAATGAAACTCAAATAATATTGGATAAAGGCGGAAATCCTAAAGACTTCTTCATCGGTGAGAGAAAAGAAACTCATAAAATCATAGAAGAATTAATGCTTATTGCAAATTGTGAAGTAGCAAAAAAATTAAAGAAAATAAAAGGTGCTATTTATAGAGTGCATGATACTCCAGATCAGGAAAAGCTAGACACATTCACAAGAATAGCATTCAACAGAGGCTACAGAATTACAAGAGATGCAGACGGTAATTTGGATTTCCATTCATTTATAGAATCTATAATGGGAAAGCCTGACGAAAAATTACTTCTTACCCTACTCTTACGTTCTATGAAGCAGGCTATATACGATGTCAATAATATAGGTCACTTCGGATTAGGTTTTGAATATTATACTCATTTTACTTCGCCTATAAGAAGATACACAGACTTATTAACTCATAGACTTTTAAAGCAGGCATTAGAAGGAGTAAATAATTTAAAACCTACTATGCAGCAGTTTTATACAAATTCAGCTCAATGGTGTTCAAAGACTGAAAGAATAGCAGTTGAATGCGAGAGAAGTTTGGATAAAGTAAAAGCTGCAAGATTTATGAAAGACAAGGTTGGAAATGAATATAACGGAATAGTAAGCGGCGTTACAAATTTTGGAATATTCGTTGAAATAGAAGACAGAGGAATCGAGGGCTTAATAAGATATGCTACTTTAAAATCACATTACAGATATGATGAACATGAACAGGCAGCCTACAGCGAAGAAGATGCTAAATGGTACACATTGGGCGACAGAATAAGAATAGTAGTTTATAAAGTTGATGTAAAAGAATTATTCATTGACTTCATACCAGCAAGTGAATTTGATAATAGTTTCGATGACAGAGATATAATAGACAGCAGAGATTTTTTGAAGAAAAAGAAAAACAAAAAAGAAATATATTCAAGAAAATCTCATAAATCAAGTAAATCAAATAAAGATAGAAAAAGAAGTTCAAAAGACAGGATAAATAGAAAAGAAAGAAAAAAATCCAAAAAGAGAAGATAA
- a CDS encoding Rpn family recombination-promoting nuclease/putative transposase, producing the protein MRNINVLNDYFMRYMFAKEGHEHILLNLINAVRTDYNQEPFEEVKVLNTFNLKETISDKQSIVDVRAVTKSGETVLIEIQRVGNQSFVYRSLYYWAKGYISNLRNNEKYNDLKQVIVINILDFNLLKDIKKEHSCYVIKELETNHILTNHLEMHFLELPKYLSSSSRLTDELYAWFYFLTIKGKREKMEEIMEMLVKKNPIMKEVYDEYNKFVNTKDLFENYAEYEKNYFDILALNEERIKGREEGEKNKAISMAKNMKKDKIDFNTISKYTGLSIEEIKNL; encoded by the coding sequence ATGAGAAATATTAATGTTTTGAATGATTATTTTATGCGTTACATGTTTGCCAAAGAAGGACATGAACATATTTTATTAAATTTAATTAATGCAGTAAGAACTGACTACAATCAAGAGCCTTTTGAGGAAGTGAAAGTACTTAATACTTTTAATCTGAAAGAAACAATTAGTGATAAACAGTCTATTGTTGATGTTAGAGCGGTAACAAAAAGCGGTGAAACTGTGTTAATAGAAATACAAAGAGTTGGAAATCAATCTTTTGTTTATAGAAGTTTATATTATTGGGCTAAAGGCTATATATCTAATTTAAGAAATAATGAAAAATATAATGATTTGAAACAGGTAATAGTAATTAATATATTAGACTTTAATTTGTTAAAAGATATAAAAAAAGAGCATAGCTGTTATGTAATTAAAGAACTTGAAACAAATCACATACTAACTAATCATCTTGAAATGCATTTTCTAGAACTTCCTAAATATTTATCTTCAAGTTCTAGATTAACAGATGAATTATATGCTTGGTTTTATTTTTTAACAATTAAAGGAAAAAGAGAAAAAATGGAGGAAATTATGGAAATGTTAGTTAAAAAAAATCCTATCATGAAAGAAGTTTATGATGAATATAATAAATTTGTAAATACAAAAGATTTATTTGAAAATTATGCAGAATATGAGAAGAATTATTTTGACATATTGGCATTAAATGAAGAAAGAATAAAAGGTAGAGAAGAAGGTGAAAAAAATAAAGCCATATCTATGGCAAAAAACATGAAAAAAGACAAAATAGATTTTAATACAATTTCTAAATATACAGGCTTGAGCATAGAGGAAATAAAAAACTTGTGA
- a CDS encoding restriction endonuclease subunit S, with protein sequence MTASELKKSVLQMAVEGKLTEQSKEDEPVEDLLKRIKEEKDSLIKEGKIKKEKTISEIYKKDGSYYERVSDGKNILKDACIDEELPFEIPDTWTWVKINSISKSITAGGDKPNNYSEFKTEKFTIPILSNGKENDGIFGYTDIPKIIEPSITISGRGTIGFSCVRRYPYFPIVRLISIIPFNIINLDFIKIVFDVLIEKGVGTSVKQLTVPMLIDKLIPLPPIEEQKRIVEKINLLMPLINEYDELEKSITKLNKEFPDNIKKSILQYAIEGKLTEQSEKDEPVEELLKRIKEDREKLIKEGKIKKDKTTSEIYKKDGSYYERVFEGDNIVKDVCIDDELPFEIPDSWIWVRLGEICTIINGFTPLRSNNKFWDNPTIPWFTVEDIHNQGRRIYKTLQAINESALSKNSNRILPVKTVLLCCTSATVGQYAITEIPLTTNQQFNGLVINEYWKKYCTPEFIFTIAPTFKSYLLQVAGKTTFNFISVKKLSELLIPLPPIEEQKRIVDKINRVNEVINTIKI encoded by the coding sequence ATGACAGCATCGGAATTAAAAAAATCAGTACTTCAAATGGCAGTTGAAGGCAAACTCACAGAACAAAGTAAAGAAGACGAACCAGTAGAAGACCTTTTGAAACGCATAAAAGAAGAAAAAGATAGCTTAATAAAAGAAGGCAAGATAAAGAAAGAGAAGACAATAAGCGAGATATACAAGAAAGACGGTTCATATTATGAAAGAGTTTCAGATGGCAAAAATATTTTGAAAGATGCTTGTATAGATGAAGAACTCCCATTTGAAATACCAGACACTTGGACTTGGGTAAAAATTAATAGTATATCTAAATCAATTACAGCTGGAGGAGATAAACCAAATAATTATTCAGAGTTTAAAACAGAAAAATTTACTATTCCTATATTATCTAATGGAAAAGAAAATGATGGGATTTTTGGTTATACTGATATTCCAAAAATTATAGAGCCTAGTATTACTATATCTGGTAGAGGTACTATAGGTTTTTCATGTGTAAGACGTTATCCTTATTTCCCAATAGTAAGACTTATATCTATAATACCATTTAATATTATTAATTTAGATTTTATTAAGATAGTATTTGATGTTTTAATTGAAAAAGGTGTCGGTACAAGTGTGAAACAACTTACTGTACCTATGTTAATAGATAAATTAATTCCGCTACCGCCAATAGAAGAACAAAAACGCATTGTTGAAAAAATCAATCTTTTAATGCCTCTTATAAATGAGTATGATGAGCTTGAAAAAAGTATTACTAAATTAAATAAAGAATTCCCTGATAATATAAAGAAATCTATTCTTCAATACGCTATAGAGGGCAAACTCACAGAGCAAAGCGAAAAAGATGAGCCAGTTGAAGAACTATTGAAACGCATAAAAGAAGATAGAGAAAAATTAATAAAAGAAGGCAAGATAAAAAAAGATAAAACTACAAGCGAGATATACAAGAAAGACGGTTCATATTATGAAAGAGTTTTTGAGGGTGATAATATTGTAAAAGATGTTTGCATAGATGATGAGCTTCCTTTTGAAATACCTGATAGTTGGATTTGGGTAAGATTAGGAGAGATATGCACTATTATAAATGGTTTTACTCCTTTACGTTCTAATAATAAATTTTGGGATAATCCAACTATTCCTTGGTTTACAGTTGAAGATATACATAATCAAGGAAGAAGAATTTATAAAACATTACAGGCTATAAATGAATCTGCATTATCGAAAAATAGTAATAGAATATTACCTGTAAAAACTGTATTATTATGCTGTACTAGTGCTACTGTGGGGCAATATGCCATAACAGAAATTCCATTAACTACAAATCAGCAATTTAATGGGCTTGTTATAAATGAATATTGGAAAAAATATTGTACGCCAGAATTTATATTTACTATTGCTCCTACTTTTAAGAGTTATCTTTTGCAAGTAGCTGGTAAAACAACATTTAATTTTATATCAGTAAAAAAATTATCTGAATTATTGATTCCATTGCCGCCGATTGAGGAGCAGAAACGTATTGTTGATAAAATTAATAGGGTCAATGAGGTTATTAATACTATTAAGATATAA
- a CDS encoding HsdM family class I SAM-dependent methyltransferase: protein MSLNNLVKRLQDIMRNDAGINGDAQRIEQMVWIIFLKIFNYKEQQWEAVYDDYESVIPENLKWDNWAVDNKDGKALTGDELLNFVNTQLFPALKKLEIDDSSLKVKSIVKSAFEDNNNYMKDGILLRQVINVINEIDFEDYKERHAFGEIYETILRSLQSAGNAGEFYTPRAVTDFIMKIINPKLGERMADFACGTGGFLTSALNIIYNDLQGPEKRELYNNFIYGIEKKALPFLLCITNMFIHDVDNPSIFHDNALEYDVRGYKESDKFDIIVMNPPYGGNEKDNIKMNFPADLRSSETADLFVTLIMYRLKLNGRSAVILPDGFLFGTDNIKVSIKKKLFKEFNLHTIVRMPHSVFAPYTSITTNILFFDKTHSTKETWIYRLDMPEGYKNFSKTKPMKLEHFNEVFEWWNNRKEISADGFDKSKKYSIDEIVERNYNIDLCGYPHEEEEILPPDELIKQYQERRASLDADIDRVLDNIMNILK from the coding sequence ATGAGTTTAAATAATTTAGTAAAAAGACTTCAAGATATCATGCGTAATGATGCAGGCATAAACGGTGATGCTCAACGTATAGAACAAATGGTATGGATAATATTTTTAAAGATTTTTAATTATAAAGAACAGCAATGGGAAGCGGTTTATGATGATTATGAGTCTGTAATACCTGAGAATTTAAAATGGGATAATTGGGCAGTTGATAATAAAGACGGAAAGGCATTAACCGGAGATGAGCTTTTAAATTTTGTTAATACTCAACTTTTTCCTGCTCTTAAGAAATTAGAAATAGATGATAGTTCTTTAAAAGTTAAATCTATAGTAAAATCAGCATTTGAAGATAATAATAATTACATGAAAGACGGCATACTTTTAAGACAGGTTATAAATGTAATAAATGAAATAGATTTTGAAGATTATAAAGAGCGTCATGCATTCGGTGAAATATATGAAACTATATTAAGAAGTTTGCAAAGTGCAGGAAATGCAGGAGAGTTTTATACACCTAGAGCCGTAACAGATTTTATAATGAAGATTATTAATCCAAAACTAGGCGAGAGAATGGCAGATTTTGCATGCGGTACCGGAGGATTTTTAACTTCTGCTTTAAATATAATTTATAATGATTTGCAAGGGCCTGAAAAAAGAGAACTTTATAATAATTTTATTTATGGTATAGAAAAGAAAGCACTTCCTTTTTTATTATGTATTACAAATATGTTTATACATGATGTTGATAATCCTAGCATTTTTCATGACAATGCACTTGAATATGATGTGAGAGGCTATAAAGAAAGCGATAAATTTGATATTATAGTAATGAATCCGCCTTATGGAGGAAATGAAAAAGATAATATAAAAATGAATTTCCCTGCAGATTTAAGAAGCAGTGAAACGGCTGATTTATTTGTTACTCTTATAATGTATAGACTTAAACTTAATGGAAGAAGTGCCGTAATACTTCCTGACGGATTTTTATTCGGTACTGATAATATAAAAGTATCTATAAAGAAAAAATTATTTAAAGAGTTTAATTTGCATACTATAGTGCGTATGCCTCATAGTGTTTTTGCTCCTTATACATCAATTACAACTAATATATTATTCTTTGATAAAACTCATTCCACAAAAGAAACTTGGATTTATAGACTTGATATGCCGGAAGGATATAAAAACTTTTCAAAAACTAAACCTATGAAACTTGAACATTTCAATGAAGTGTTTGAATGGTGGAATAATAGAAAAGAGATTAGTGCAGACGGTTTTGATAAGAGCAAGAAATACAGTATTGATGAGATAGTGGAAAGGAATTATAATATAGACTTATGCGGATACCCACATGAGGAGGAGGAAATACTTCCGCCGGATGAACTCATAAAACAGTATCAGGAACGCAGAGCCAGTTTGGATGCGGATATAGACAGAGTACTTGATAACATAATGAATATATTGAAATAA
- the hsdR gene encoding EcoAI/FtnUII family type I restriction enzme subunit R, with the protein MTEEDVKQKIITPAIKNSGWKDNQINYEYAFTDGRFVLKGKDVVRDKPKRADYLLYYKSNIPLAIIEAKSDKHTLGDGIQQGINYAEMLDLPFVYSSNGSGFLEHNMVTGEEREISLYDFPSPEILWNRYKQDANIDTEKERIITTPYYYRQGANSPRYYQRIAINRTVKAASEGKKRMLLVMATGTGKTYTAFQIIHRFREANLAKKILFLADRNILIDQTMSQDFKPFKKVMTKIENKKMDSSYEVYLSLYQQLITNEDKEIFREFSEDFFDLIIVDECHRGSAKDDSLWRRILEYFSSAVQIGMTATPKETKDVSSISYFGDPIYTYSLKQGIDDGFLAPFKVIRVGLNTDLEGWRPYKGQTDIDGNEIEDREYNIKDFDRNIVIEERDIEIAKRIIEYIEENDRFAKTIVFCDDIEHADRMRRALINEHAEYCKNNNKTNLVKEDSRYIMRITGDDSEGKKQLDSFIAVDSVYPVIVTTSKLLTTGVDCKTCKLIVLNNNINSMTEFKQIIGRGTRIKEDYGKKYFTIIDFKNVSRLFADHKFDGEALSIHDEYLKKEDGNTEENINTEEDNYDGEISINDNEKEEKQKRQKIVVKGVEVEILSERVQYLDNNGKIITESLIDYTKKNILGEYATLDNFLHDWNSDKRKSVILEELSKRGVFLEALREYEHIDENIDDFDLICHLAYDKKPLTKSERIKNVKKRGYLDKYEGVAREVINALLEKYMDNSINDITDRSILLNSPFTRFGSAVKIFSLFGGKENYNKAVKDLQKEIYMA; encoded by the coding sequence ATGACAGAAGAAGATGTAAAACAGAAAATAATAACACCAGCAATTAAAAACTCAGGCTGGAAAGATAATCAGATAAATTATGAGTATGCATTTACCGACGGACGTTTTGTATTAAAGGGTAAAGATGTTGTAAGGGATAAACCCAAAAGAGCAGATTATTTATTATATTATAAGTCAAATATCCCATTGGCTATAATTGAAGCTAAAAGCGATAAACATACTTTGGGAGATGGAATTCAGCAGGGTATTAATTACGCTGAAATGCTTGATTTGCCTTTTGTATATAGTTCAAATGGTTCTGGTTTTTTGGAACATAATATGGTAACTGGTGAAGAGAGAGAAATTTCTTTATATGATTTTCCTAGTCCTGAAATATTATGGAATAGATATAAACAAGATGCTAATATAGATACTGAAAAAGAAAGAATAATTACAACACCTTATTATTACAGACAGGGAGCAAATAGTCCAAGATATTATCAAAGAATAGCAATAAATAGAACTGTTAAAGCTGCATCTGAAGGTAAAAAAAGAATGCTTCTTGTAATGGCAACAGGTACAGGAAAAACTTATACTGCTTTTCAAATAATTCATAGATTTAGGGAAGCTAATTTAGCAAAGAAAATATTATTTTTAGCAGATAGAAATATATTGATTGATCAGACTATGAGTCAGGATTTTAAACCATTTAAAAAGGTAATGACTAAAATTGAAAATAAAAAAATGGATAGTTCTTATGAAGTTTATTTATCTCTTTATCAGCAATTAATAACAAATGAAGATAAAGAAATATTCAGAGAGTTTAGTGAAGATTTTTTCGATTTGATTATAGTTGATGAGTGTCATAGAGGCTCTGCTAAAGATGATTCATTATGGAGAAGAATTTTAGAATATTTTTCTAGTGCCGTTCAAATAGGTATGACAGCTACACCTAAAGAAACCAAAGATGTTTCAAGTATTTCTTATTTTGGAGATCCTATTTATACCTATAGTTTGAAACAAGGAATAGATGATGGATTTCTTGCTCCATTTAAAGTTATAAGGGTCGGTCTTAATACAGATTTGGAAGGCTGGCGTCCTTATAAAGGTCAAACAGATATTGATGGAAATGAAATAGAAGATAGAGAATATAACATAAAAGACTTCGACAGAAATATTGTAATTGAAGAAAGAGATATTGAAATAGCTAAACGCATAATAGAATATATAGAAGAAAATGACAGATTTGCTAAAACTATAGTATTCTGTGATGATATAGAACATGCAGATCGTATGAGAAGAGCTTTAATTAATGAGCATGCTGAGTATTGCAAGAATAATAATAAAACTAATTTGGTAAAAGAAGACAGCAGATATATAATGCGTATTACAGGTGATGACAGCGAAGGAAAGAAACAGCTTGATTCTTTTATAGCAGTTGATAGTGTATATCCTGTTATAGTTACTACTTCAAAACTTTTAACTACCGGAGTAGACTGCAAAACTTGCAAACTTATAGTATTAAATAATAATATTAATTCTATGACAGAGTTTAAACAAATTATAGGACGCGGAACACGTATAAAAGAAGATTACGGTAAGAAATATTTTACTATAATTGATTTTAAGAACGTAAGCAGATTATTTGCTGATCATAAATTTGACGGCGAAGCATTAAGTATTCATGATGAATATTTGAAGAAAGAAGATGGCAATACTGAAGAAAATATTAATACTGAAGAAGATAATTATGACGGAGAAATATCAATTAATGATAATGAAAAAGAAGAAAAACAAAAAAGACAAAAGATAGTAGTAAAAGGTGTTGAAGTTGAAATATTAAGTGAAAGGGTGCAGTATTTAGATAATAACGGAAAAATTATAACAGAAAGTTTGATAGATTATACAAAAAAGAATATACTTGGAGAATATGCTACACTTGACAATTTTCTTCATGATTGGAATAGCGATAAAAGAAAATCTGTAATTTTGGAGGAATTATCAAAAAGAGGAGTATTTTTGGAAGCATTGAGAGAGTATGAACATATTGATGAAAATATAGATGATTTTGATTTAATATGTCATCTTGCTTATGATAAAAAGCCTCTTACAAAAAGTGAAAGAATTAAGAATGTTAAAAAAAGAGGTTATTTAGATAAGTATGAAGGAGTAGCAAGAGAAGTGATAAATGCTTTACTTGAAAAATATATGGATAATAGTATAAATGATATTACAGACAGAAGCATATTATTAAATAGCCCATTTACTAGATTTGGCTCTGCTGTAAAAATATTTTCATTATTCGGCGGAAAAGAAAATTATAATAAGGCAGTTAAGGATTTACAAAAAGAAATTTATATGGCATAA
- a CDS encoding 6-bladed beta-propeller gives MRIKLLAGIVLFLMSISLSYTFDKTPYYVNTETYDSYRELLRGVHYYNQERYDASIASFRNSLNTNPTDKFIRYWYSKSLYKAGYMSLAINEWLNITRMGYEDPIILSKINKYDSANVNEEKEDTLSNFIYLKAFSTNLNFRKNINQPIQIKVMNDGSLYVLDYSDSSLKKFDINGNLIGKIAHGKRLEKQQTSWWRNLLQFVAKVYPYEKLENPRGFDIDANGYIYIANTKKDKILKYDSNHNYITNIGVTGVSNGQLLGPSSVAVDKEGNIYVSDTGNNRIVIFDIEGNFLYSFGKLGENAGEFFSPAGIAVNDRYVYVADMGNKRIQQFDLSGNYIQTIKHNLFNEPRGLSFAKDGNLYIADGSKVFYYDIDESDFTIFNNSERYTVTPTSVDEGPDGNIYLTDFMSGRIDVYTRKEEYYANLDVFVDREYLNRFPIVVASVTVRDRAMNPVVGLTPQNFFVTENSSVSHKVAFYDAPELHEYRFVYLIEDSLAAKQYEGKIREEISNFTMNLTNNDEVLVIHYNDQVYKADNYDARNLRILENANAFHFTGGISALDDAYYEAIRLSGNSFKKTAIIHFSVTSPDDRVFDMMNFNDVASFAKNNAVSLNQVYIGTNKSNYFLDLMTKDTYGYIIDADYSINYTGELNKMKNINFGRYFIYYNSFKNISQSGQFRALNVKVQYRDMYGEEEVGYVVP, from the coding sequence ATGAGAATAAAACTTCTAGCTGGTATAGTATTATTTTTAATGTCTATATCGCTTTCATACACTTTCGACAAAACTCCATATTATGTAAACACAGAAACTTATGACTCATACAGAGAGTTATTGAGAGGGGTGCATTATTATAATCAGGAAAGATATGATGCATCCATAGCTAGTTTTAGAAACTCTCTTAATACAAATCCTACTGATAAGTTCATAAGATATTGGTATAGTAAGTCTTTATACAAAGCTGGATATATGTCTTTGGCTATTAATGAATGGCTTAATATTACAAGAATGGGGTATGAAGATCCTATAATACTTTCTAAAATTAACAAATATGATTCTGCAAATGTTAATGAAGAAAAAGAGGATACTTTGAGTAATTTCATTTATTTAAAAGCATTCTCTACTAATCTTAATTTTAGAAAAAATATAAATCAGCCTATACAAATAAAAGTAATGAATGATGGAAGTTTATATGTTTTGGATTATAGCGATTCTTCTTTAAAGAAATTTGATATTAATGGAAATTTAATAGGTAAAATAGCTCATGGAAAAAGATTGGAAAAACAGCAGACTAGCTGGTGGAGAAATTTACTTCAGTTTGTGGCTAAAGTTTATCCTTATGAAAAATTAGAAAATCCTAGAGGTTTTGATATAGATGCAAATGGATATATATATATAGCAAATACTAAAAAAGATAAAATATTAAAATATGATTCTAATCATAATTATATTACTAATATTGGGGTAACTGGAGTAAGTAACGGTCAGCTTCTTGGACCTTCTTCTGTTGCTGTTGATAAAGAAGGTAATATATATGTTTCTGATACTGGAAACAATAGGATAGTTATATTTGATATAGAAGGAAATTTCTTATATAGTTTTGGAAAACTTGGAGAGAATGCTGGAGAATTCTTTTCTCCTGCTGGCATAGCTGTTAATGATAGATATGTTTATGTTGCTGATATGGGAAATAAAAGAATACAGCAATTTGATTTGAGCGGAAACTATATACAAACTATAAAACATAATTTATTTAATGAACCTAGAGGTTTATCTTTTGCTAAAGATGGAAACCTTTATATAGCTGATGGAAGTAAGGTTTTCTATTATGATATAGATGAATCTGATTTCACTATATTTAATAATTCTGAAAGATATACTGTAACTCCTACTTCTGTTGATGAAGGGCCTGATGGAAATATATACTTAACAGATTTTATGTCTGGAAGAATTGATGTATATACTAGAAAAGAAGAATATTATGCTAATTTAGATGTGTTTGTAGATAGAGAATATTTAAATAGATTCCCTATTGTTGTAGCTTCTGTTACAGTAAGAGATAGAGCTATGAATCCTGTAGTTGGATTGACTCCTCAAAATTTCTTTGTTACAGAGAATTCAAGTGTTTCTCATAAAGTTGCTTTTTATGATGCTCCTGAATTACATGAATACAGATTTGTATATTTGATAGAGGATAGTCTTGCTGCTAAACAATACGAAGGTAAGATAAGAGAAGAAATTAGTAACTTTACTATGAACTTAACTAATAATGATGAGGTTTTAGTTATACATTATAATGATCAGGTTTATAAGGCTGATAATTATGATGCTAGAAATTTAAGAATACTTGAAAATGCTAATGCTTTCCATTTTACAGGAGGAATATCTGCTTTAGATGATGCATATTATGAAGCTATAAGACTTTCAGGAAATAGTTTTAAGAAAACTGCTATTATACATTTTTCTGTAACTAGTCCTGATGACAGAGTATTTGATATGATGAACTTTAATGATGTTGCAAGTTTTGCTAAAAACAATGCTGTATCACTAAACCAAGTTTATATAGGTACGAATAAATCTAATTATTTCTTAGATTTAATGACTAAAGATACTTATGGCTATATTATAGATGCTGATTACTCTATAAATTATACTGGCGAGCTTAACAAAATGAAGAATATAAATTTTGGAAGATATTTTATATATTATAATAGTTTCAAAAATATATCCCAATCAGGTCAATTTAGGGCTTTGAACGTAAAAGTACAATATAGAGATATGTACGGTGAAGAAGAAGTAGGTTATGTAGTGCCATAA